The following coding sequences are from one Limnobacter sp. SAORIC-580 window:
- the rimI gene encoding ribosomal protein S18-alanine N-acetyltransferase — MALFSIRPMTEADVPAVILVENQIYEFPWTDRNFLDSLRAGYHMHCMWLDEQLAGYIVMMHVVDEYHLLNISIRADLQGLGHGKHLLQWGIGQAKLANATGMLLEVRPSNVTAKNLYEKEGFKLIGARKNYYPSQLGREDALVMFKRFTG, encoded by the coding sequence ATGGCGCTGTTTAGTATTCGACCCATGACAGAGGCTGATGTGCCTGCTGTAATTCTGGTTGAGAACCAGATTTACGAGTTTCCCTGGACAGACCGGAATTTTCTGGACTCTTTGCGGGCGGGTTATCACATGCATTGCATGTGGTTGGATGAGCAACTTGCAGGCTACATTGTCATGATGCATGTGGTGGATGAATACCACTTGCTGAACATATCTATTCGTGCCGACTTGCAAGGTTTGGGGCACGGTAAGCACTTGTTGCAATGGGGCATTGGCCAGGCCAAACTGGCCAATGCAACCGGCATGTTGCTGGAGGTCAGGCCCAGTAACGTGACTGCAAAAAACCTGTATGAGAAAGAGGGGTTCAAATTGATTGGGGCCCGCAAGAATTACTACCCGTCTCAACTGGGCCGTGAAGATGCCTTGGTGATGTTCAAACGATTTACAGGTTGA